One genomic segment of Carassius auratus strain Wakin unplaced genomic scaffold, ASM336829v1 scaf_tig00215913, whole genome shotgun sequence includes these proteins:
- the LOC113096406 gene encoding fucolectin-1-like: MQNQLLLKVVKAHQDCARFLTNYQFRLKRTMCLIHFNQARKMLFSEQLGNQPGDKFSVFSIQGSSENVKENLALRGTAVQSSTYNSCGAAKAINGIKYSPSGIPTPEEIYTYCSITSKELNPWWRLDLLDSYSISNVIVTNRADSCCPDQTAGVEIRIGNSLENNGNNNPRCAVTSLVPAGSSVSFSCGGMEGRYVNMYIPNIQEYLTLCEVEVYGTASCEEFI, from the exons ATGCAGAATCAGCTTCTCTTGAAAGTGGTGAAAGCGCACCAGGATTGTGCGCGGTTTCTCACCAACTACCAGTTTAGGCTGAAGAGAACGATGTGCTTGATCCACTTTAACCAGGCGAGGAAAATGCTCTTCTCTGAGCAGTTGGGGAATCAGCCTGGAGACAAATTCA gtGTCTTTTCCATTCAGGGGAGTTCAGAAAATGTGAAAG agaatttggcattaAGAGGAACGGCTGTACAGTCGAGCACATATAACAGCTGTGGGGCTGCAAAGGCCATCAACGGCATCAAATACTCTCCTTCAGGTATACCCACTCCAGAAGAAATCTATACATACTGCTCCATCACATCAAAGGAGCTCAACCCGTGGTGGAGGCTGGACCTGCTGGATTCTTACTCCATTTCCAACGTGATCGTCACCAACAGAGCTGACAGCTGCTGTCCGGATCAAACTGCTGGAGTAGAGATCCGCATCGGAAACTCTCTGGAAAACAACGGAAACAACAATCCCAG atgtGCTGTCACTTCACTTGTCCCAGCAGGCAGTTCTGTCAGTTTCTCTTGTGGGGGAATGGAAGGTCGTTATGTGAACATGTACATTCCTAACATCCAGGAGTATCTCACGCTGTGTGAGGTGGAGGTTTATGGAACAG ccTCCTGTGAAGAGTTCATATGA